GCGGTGTCGGTGACGATCATCTCGGGGCGCTTGCCGCCGTCGCGGTCTTAGGGCGCGTATCGAGTCGTGATCATCGGGTGGTCCTGGTGAGGTCTTTGATCCAGATCATCGAGGCGTGCAGGTGGAGACTGGCGAGGTAGCTGTCGGGAGTCTTGTCGTATCGGGTGTCTCACCGTCCCAGTTCCGGCCTCCTGGTACGTCACGCTCTGGGGCGGGTGAGGCACGTGGAGCCGACGTGAGCCGACCGGTGCACTGATGTCCGGGCGGGGACTCATGGGACATGGCCCGGCACCCGGCTCAGGTTCCGGGGAGGATACGGCGCGTTTCGTAGGCCCACATCGCGATCTCGACCCGGTTGCGGGCGCCGAGCTTGGCCATCAGGCTGGCCAGATGCGTCTTCACCGTGCTGAGGCTGATGTGCAGTGCATCGGCGATCTCGGTGTTGGTCAGCCCGCGAGCGACGGCGAGGAGCACCTGCTCCTCGCGGGCGGTGACGGGGGAGACCGGCTGGGCCACGGGCCGGCCGGCGGGCAGGTCCGCGAATGCCTGGAGCAGACGGACGGTGACGCTGGGCGCGATGAGCGCCTCACCGTCGGACGCCGACCGTACGGCCTGCGCCAGAAGGTCCGGTCCCGTGTCCTTGAGGAGGAATCCGCGGGCGCCGGCACGCAGTGAGCCGTAGACGTACTCGTCGAGGTCGAACGTGGTGATGACGACCACGGCCAGCGGGTCGGCGACGCCCGGGCCGGCGACCAGCCGGGTGGCCTCGAGCCCGTCGAGTACGGGCATGCGGATGTCGAACAGGCAGACGTCGGGGCGTAGTTCGCGGGCCAGACGTACCGCTTCCCGCCCGTCGGCGGCCTCGCCGACCACCTCGATGCCGGGCTGGGCGTTCAGCATGATCCGCAACCCGGTGCGGATGATCGTCTGGTCGTCAGCGACGAGGACGCGAATGGACACCGCTCTTGCTCCTCGCTCTCGGCAGTTCGGCTTCGACATGCCAGCCCCGGTCGGTACCCGGGCCGGCTTGTAGTGTGCCGCCGAGCAGGGTCGCGCGCTCGCGCAGTCCGGTAAGTCCGTATCCGTCGCGACCCCGGCCGGTGCGCCGGCCGTTGTCGCGCACGCTCACCCGTACCGTGTGCCGTTCCGCGGCGACCCGAACGACGAGCTCGGTCGCGTCGACCGCATGGCGCAGCGCGTTGGTCACCGACTCCTGCACGATCCGGTAGACGGCCGCGTCCACGGCCGGGGGCAGCGCGTCCAGTTCACCGTCGAGCCCCAGGTCGACCCTGAGGCGACCACCCGGGGTGCGCACCAGGCGCTCCAGATCCGCGACTCCGGCAGGGGGCGCCAGCTCGGCGTCGACCCCGCGGTCGCGCAGCGTGGCGACCATGGCGCGCATTTCCTCCAGCGTGCGCGCCCCTTCCTCCTCGACCCCCTCCAGCGCCTCGACGGCGGCGGACGGGTCGGTGCCCGCGAGCACCCGGCCCGCCTGGGCGATGATCACCATGGCCGACACGTGGTGGGCCACCGTGTCGTGCAGTTCCCGGGCGAGCTGCTCGCGCTCGCGGGAGCGCACCTGCTCCAACTGCCGCTCGCGAGCGGTCACCCGGAACCGCACGGCAGCCCCGACCACGCCGGGCAGCAGGAGGACGACGAAGCCCGCGACCTTTTCGACGACCGTGGTCCCGTCCGTGACGACACACAGCGCGCCGACCGCGAGGATCACCGCGCCGCCCAGCACGATCTCGCGTCCCGATCCCCACCGGAGCAGCGCGTACACCAGCACGAGCACGACCGCGCCGGTGTACAGGCCGACAGGCTCGCGCGGTGCGGCGACGAGCGAGGCCACCGGAAGCAGGACCACCGAGCCGAACGCCAGCGTCACCATCGCCAGCGGGCGGGTCCGGCGCCACAGGGGCAGCAGGCACAGCCATACGGTGAACACCACCGCCACCGGCCGCCACACGACGTTCTCGCGCAGGGTGGCCTCCAGCGCCACACAGGCAAGGCCCGCGGCGAGCAGCGCCCAGTCCCGCCGCACCCGGGCGGGCGCGTCGGGCGGCCGGGGTTCGGTCCACAGGGTTCGCAGGTCGTCTCGGAGCACGGTTCTCAGCCTAGGGGCCGCGGCGTGCCGCGCATCGGCCGAAAGGACGGGTCGTCACTCCGCCCCGGGGCCGACGGATCCGCGGCCCGCGGGCCGATGCCGCGGAGCGCCGTGGCGACGAGTCTCGGCATCGGCGGCCGTACAAGGACGGCCGCCGAGGTGGTTGGAGGACCCGATGCTCTCGAAAGCCCTGTTGCGCCTGGGCGCAAGCGCCGCCCGCCATCCCTGGCGGGTGATCGCGGCATGGCTGATCGCCGCCACGCTCGCCGTCCTCGCCGCCGTCGCCTTCGGCGGGCGGACCGCGGACTCGTTGACCGCTCCGGGACTGGACTCCCAACGGGCCGCGGAACTGATCGAGCGGGCAGGCACCGGCCAGGAGGGGATGACCGCCCAAGTGGTCGTCACCCCCCTCGACGACGGTGCGACGTTCTTCGACGACGACAGCGCGCGCACCGCTCTCACGCGGCTGCAGACCGAGGTGAAGCGGCTGCCGCACGTGCTCGGCACGAGCGACCCGGCGGGGGCACTCGACACGGGCGGGGACACCGCCGTGCGCGGCGGCCTCGTCTCGGCCGACGGGCGGATCACGGTCGTCCGGGTGCAGTACCCCGACCAGAGCCGGCTGTCGGCCGAAGACCTCGACGCCCTCGTCGATCTCGGCGACCGGCTGCGCGCCGAGCTGCCGCTGCGCATCGAGATGGGCGGGAACCTCTTCTACGCCTTCTCCGACCCCGACGGCGGCGTGAGCGAGCTGATCGGCCTCCTCGCCGCGGCCGCGATCCTGTTCCTGGCGTTCGGTTCGCTCGTCGCCGCCGCGCTGCCGATCGGCATGGCGGTCTTCGGGCTGACCGTCGGAGTCGCCACGATGACGATACTGGCGGGGGTGACAGAGGTCCCCACCTTCGCACCGGTCCTGGGCAGCATGGTCGGGCTCGGAGTGGGCATCGACTACGCGCTGTTCGTGCTCGCCAGGCACCGGGAGTACCTCGCGTGCGGGCTCGATCCGCAGGCGGCGGCCGGACGAGCGGTGGCAACGGCGGGGCGGCCGGTGGTCTTCGCCGGCGGCACCGTCGTCGTGTCGATCCTCGGCCTGGCGGTCGCGAAAGTGCCGTTCATGACGGTGGGCGGGGTTGCCGTCTCGATCGTCGTCCTGACGATGGTGCTCGCGTCGGTGACGCTGCTGCCGGCCTTCCTCAGCGCGGCGGGCCCACGCCTGGCCCGGCCCGGCCGGATCGGCCGGGCTCTGCAGACCAGGAAGCTGGGCCGACTCGCACGGCAGCGGGACACGGTGGCGGGCGCCGCTCCCGCCGCCGGTTGGCGGCGCTGGATCGGGCACGTCAGCCGGCACCCGGTGCCGTACGCGATCGGCGCGGCGGGGCTGCTGCTGACCGCGACGCTGCCCGTGCTCGGCCTGCGCGTCGGCCTGCCCGACGACGGCTCACTGCCCCACAGCCGTACCGAGCGCCGCGCCTACGACCTCGTCGCCGAGGGGTTCGGCCCGGGCACCAACGGTCCCCTCGTCATCGCCGCGGACCCCACCGGTGATCCGGGAGTGCTGGACCGACTCGTCGCAACGGTCGCGGCGGATCCGGGCATCGCATCCGTCGCGCCGACGCACATCGATCCGGCCACCGGCATCGCGACCCTCGTGGTGTTCCCGACCACCAGCCCTCAGGACAAGGCCACGGCCGACACCATCGCCCGGCTGCGCACCGACGTGCTGCCCACGGCGATCGGGCACGGCCCGGCCAGGGCCCACGTCGGCGGCGCCGCCGCGAGCCTGTCCGATGTGGGCCAACGCACCAGCCAACGCCTGCCGGTGTTCGTCGCCGCCGTGCTGGCGATGTCGTTCCTGCTGCTGATGCTGGTCTTCCGCTCGATACTCGTACCGCTCAAGGCGGTACTGCTGAATCTGCTGAGCATCGGCGCGGCCTACGGCATCATGGTCGCGGTCTTCCAGTGGGGCTGGGGAGGCGCACTCATCGGGCTGGAAGCGACGGTTCCGATCGTGTCGTTCATCCCGATGTTCCTCTTCGCCATCCTGTTCGGCCTGTCGATGGACTACGAGGTGTTCCTCCTCTCCCGCGTACGCGAGGAGTACCTGCGCACCGGCGACAACGGCACGGCGATCGTTGAGGGCATCTCGCGCACCGCCCGGATCATCACCTCGGCCGCCCTCATCATGGTGGCGGTCTTCCTGTCCTTCGCCGTCGCCGAGGACCCCTCCACCAAAATGTTCGGGCTCGGCCTGGCCACCGCGATCTTCATCGACGCCACGGTCGTACGCATGGTGCTGGTACCGGCGACCATGACACTCCTCGGCCGGACCAACTGGTGGCTGCCGAAGTGGCTGGACTGGATGCTTCCCCGCGGCCCGGTCGGCACCGACGACACCGACGCGGAATCCACGGGTGAGGCCCCGCGTCCACGGCGGGTTGACCGTTGACTCAACTCCTGCCCGCCCTTGGCGTCCGGCACCTCAGCGCGTCACCCAGGGGCATACCGAGTCGTGATCATCGGGTGGTCCTGGTGAGGTCCTTGATCCAGATCATCGAGGCGCGCAGGTGGAGACCGGCGAGGTAGCTGTCGGGAGTCTTGTCGTATCGGGTGGCGATGCCTCGCCATGCTTTGAGCTTGTTGATCAGGCGTTCGACGGTGTTCCGCTCCTTGTAGAGATCGGCTTCGTGGCTGACGGGTCGGCCACCTCTGGAACCCTTCTTCTTCCGGTTGGCGGCCTGGTCCTTCTTCTCCGGGATGACCACCTTGATACGGCGTTTGCGCAGGTGGGCGCGGATCCGCAGGACGAGTACGCCTTGTCCCCGGCGACCGCGTCCGGCCGGATGCGGGGTCGGCCGACGGGCCCGCGTACCCGTACCTTCTTCAGGACGGGGATGAACTGCGGGCTGTCCGCTGCCTGGCCTGTGGTCAGGATGAACGCCAGCGGGCGGCACTTGCGGTCGGCGGCGAGGTGGACCTTGCTGGTCTGCCCGCCTCTGGAACGTCCGAGGAGGCGGCCTTCAGCCGGAGTTTCCGCCGACGCCGGATGCGTCGTCGTTCTTCCAGCGCGGGATCACTTTCGGCCTCTTGCTCGTTTTGCTCTTCGAGGCCGCCCCCTTTGACCTGGCCTTCTCCTCCTCGGCCGCGGCCGTGGTGGGCTCGGGCGGTGGTGGAGTCGATGCTGACCAGGGACAGGTCCACCTCACCCCGCTTCGCGGCTTCCGTGATCAGGCCCTCCAGCAGGGCCTCGAAGACGCCGGCGTCACGCCACTGCCGGAAGCGGTTGTGGACGGTCGACCAGGCGCCGAACTCCGTCGGCATCTCCCGCCACTGCCCGCCCGTCTTGAACCGCCAGATCACGCCCTCGAACTGCTGCCGCAGTCGCTCGGGGTACGGGCCGTACTCGCCGATCGACAGGTACGGCTCGATGAACTCCCAATCAGGATCGGTCAGTTGCACTCGCGCCCATGCCCAAGTCGGCAATCTCCTCCGCCCGCTCCAAGGACCCTTCATCTGCGGCCCGGACACCCGCATCGGACCCCGGCGCAGCCGGTCCAACTCCGAGACCCGGGCCCCGGGCTGCACGGTCAGCAGCGAGTCCAGCACCGCCCGCTGCCCGGTGTTCAGCAGCCCGTACAGGTCGTCCCACAGCCGCTGGTTCGCCGCCTCCCGCACGGAGGCGACCAGCCGGGTGAGCCGGGCAGGGCTTAGCGCCGGTTTTCGTTCCGATGTTCCTCAAGCCCCAGAGCGCCGCCGGCCGGCATGGCGCGCGGAGGACTCTCAACCCCCCGCGATCAACGCGGCCAACCCCGCCCGGGGTTCGTCAGTCTGCTTTCGCCTGGGTGCGCCGCGCGTAGGCGCGGGCGGCGCGGGCACGGTCGCCGCAGCGGATGGAGCACCAGTGGCGGCGTCCGTGGCGCAGCAAGTAGCGGTTGCAGGGGGTGGAACCGCAGGCGGTGAGGCGGTCTGCGTCGGGGCCGGTGAGGAGGTCGGCCGCGTTGGCCGCGAGGGTCGCGAGAGCGCGCGCGAGGATCTCGTCGGTGGGGCACGGCACCGCACGGTAGGGGCCGTTCTTCTCGTCCCAGTAGAGCAGGCCGGCTGTCGGAGCCATGCTCAGCGCGTCGTTGACGGCGGACAGTGCCACGGGCAGTGCGGGCAGCCCGGCGACGCGGGCGGAGAACAACGACCTGAGGTGTTCGCGCAGCGAGCGCAGCTGGCTGGCGCACATTTCCCGTACCCCGGCGTCGGCCGGCGCGAGGCCGTGGTCGGTGAGCCACCTGTTCGCGCCCTCGGGGGTGCCGAGGAAATCGATGAACTGCCCTCCGGGCAGCGCGATGGCGCTGTTGACGAAGTCGAGGGCGAGGTAGTCCTCCGCCCCCGGGGCAGGCACTCGCACGGATTCGAGGGTCGGGATCTCACTCATGATTCTCATGTTACGCCTTGCATCCATCCGTGAGTTGTCTATGATCATCACGGATAGACCGCAACCCAAACGTGAGGCTTTGAGGTTCTGATGGTTGATACCCGCACGCCCGTTGAGCAGTTCCCCGTCCGCGTCTTCGGTGGCCCGACCGCCTTCTTCGAGTACGGCGGCCTGCGATTCCTGACCGACCCCACCTTCGACGCGCCCCGCGAGTACCGCGTGCCGGGCGGCCAGTTGACCAAGACGGCGCCCGCCTCCGCCACGCCGGCCGACCTCGGCCGCATAGACGTGGTCCTGCTCTCCCACGACCAACACCCCGACAACCTCGACGAGTCCGGCCGGGCACTGCTCGCCGACGTCCCTCTCACCCTGACCACGCCCGGAGGCGGACAGCGCCTGGGGGCGGGCGCGAGGGGCCTGGCCGACTGGGAGTCGGTCGACCTCGACCGCCCCGATGGCGGAACCCTCACGGTCACGGGCGTGCCCGCCCTCCACGGACCCGGCACGCGCGAGGAGGTCGAGCCGTTCACCGGCCAGGTCGTCGGGTTCGTCCTGACCGGGCAGGACCTGCCCACGGTCTACGTCAGCGGCGACAACGCCTCCCTCGGCCTGGTCAAGGAGATCGCGGACCGGTTCGGCCCGGTGGACACCGCCATCCTGTTCGCCGGGGCCCCTCGCTTCACCGAGCTCTTCGACGGCGCGCTGATCGTCCTCGACAGCTCGCAGGCCGCCGACGCAGCCACTGTCCTCGGTGCCCGCAGGGTGGTTCCCGTCCACTACGACAGCTGGGGGCACTTCACCGAGGGACGTGACGAACTGGTCGCCGCCTTCACCGACGCCGGGCTGCTCGACCGCCTGGACCTGGGTGAGCGGGGCTGACCCCGGGCAGTCTCGGGCTGGTACGACGAGGGCCGTCTGGAGCGCGGCGCGTGCGGCCCCGTTGCTCTTCATCGACGCAAACGTGCCGGGGCTCACTGCCCCTGCACGACAGCGCACAGAACCGGATCTGGCTGGAGATCGTCCAGCTTGCCCTCGACCTGCCGGTCGCGTCCCTCATTCCCTCAGCACTTTGCGGCGTGCCGCCACGTAGTCCTCCGGACCGTGGCCCTGGGGCCCCAGGGGGCGCTTGCGACGGTCGCCGGAGAGGTGAGGCCCAGCGCGCGGTTGTCCTTGCCGTTCCGCATGTGGTTGAGCCAGCGTTCGTACCAGCTCAGGAAGTCCGGGGCCGAGGAGACGTTCGGAGGCCAGAAGCCGTCCGCGTTGCCGGTGAGCATGCGGCCTGTGAGGGGTCCGGTCACACCGATGAGGCACAGGT
This genomic window from Streptomyces sp. NBC_01351 contains:
- a CDS encoding MMPL family transporter; this translates as MLSKALLRLGASAARHPWRVIAAWLIAATLAVLAAVAFGGRTADSLTAPGLDSQRAAELIERAGTGQEGMTAQVVVTPLDDGATFFDDDSARTALTRLQTEVKRLPHVLGTSDPAGALDTGGDTAVRGGLVSADGRITVVRVQYPDQSRLSAEDLDALVDLGDRLRAELPLRIEMGGNLFYAFSDPDGGVSELIGLLAAAAILFLAFGSLVAAALPIGMAVFGLTVGVATMTILAGVTEVPTFAPVLGSMVGLGVGIDYALFVLARHREYLACGLDPQAAAGRAVATAGRPVVFAGGTVVVSILGLAVAKVPFMTVGGVAVSIVVLTMVLASVTLLPAFLSAAGPRLARPGRIGRALQTRKLGRLARQRDTVAGAAPAAGWRRWIGHVSRHPVPYAIGAAGLLLTATLPVLGLRVGLPDDGSLPHSRTERRAYDLVAEGFGPGTNGPLVIAADPTGDPGVLDRLVATVAADPGIASVAPTHIDPATGIATLVVFPTTSPQDKATADTIARLRTDVLPTAIGHGPARAHVGGAAASLSDVGQRTSQRLPVFVAAVLAMSFLLLMLVFRSILVPLKAVLLNLLSIGAAYGIMVAVFQWGWGGALIGLEATVPIVSFIPMFLFAILFGLSMDYEVFLLSRVREEYLRTGDNGTAIVEGISRTARIITSAALIMVAVFLSFAVAEDPSTKMFGLGLATAIFIDATVVRMVLVPATMTLLGRTNWWLPKWLDWMLPRGPVGTDDTDAESTGEAPRPRRVDR
- a CDS encoding sensor histidine kinase — protein: MLRDDLRTLWTEPRPPDAPARVRRDWALLAAGLACVALEATLRENVVWRPVAVVFTVWLCLLPLWRRTRPLAMVTLAFGSVVLLPVASLVAAPREPVGLYTGAVVLVLVYALLRWGSGREIVLGGAVILAVGALCVVTDGTTVVEKVAGFVVLLLPGVVGAAVRFRVTARERQLEQVRSREREQLARELHDTVAHHVSAMVIIAQAGRVLAGTDPSAAVEALEGVEEEGARTLEEMRAMVATLRDRGVDAELAPPAGVADLERLVRTPGGRLRVDLGLDGELDALPPAVDAAVYRIVQESVTNALRHAVDATELVVRVAAERHTVRVSVRDNGRRTGRGRDGYGLTGLRERATLLGGTLQAGPGTDRGWHVEAELPRARSKSGVHSRPRR
- a CDS encoding ABATE domain-containing protein; translation: MSEIPTLESVRVPAPGAEDYLALDFVNSAIALPGGQFIDFLGTPEGANRWLTDHGLAPADAGVREMCASQLRSLREHLRSLFSARVAGLPALPVALSAVNDALSMAPTAGLLYWDEKNGPYRAVPCPTDEILARALATLAANAADLLTGPDADRLTACGSTPCNRYLLRHGRRHWCSIRCGDRARAARAYARRTQAKAD
- a CDS encoding response regulator — encoded protein: MSIRVLVADDQTIIRTGLRIMLNAQPGIEVVGEAADGREAVRLARELRPDVCLFDIRMPVLDGLEATRLVAGPGVADPLAVVVITTFDLDEYVYGSLRAGARGFLLKDTGPDLLAQAVRSASDGEALIAPSVTVRLLQAFADLPAGRPVAQPVSPVTAREEQVLLAVARGLTNTEIADALHISLSTVKTHLASLMAKLGARNRVEIAMWAYETRRILPGT
- a CDS encoding MBL fold metallo-hydrolase, whose product is MVDTRTPVEQFPVRVFGGPTAFFEYGGLRFLTDPTFDAPREYRVPGGQLTKTAPASATPADLGRIDVVLLSHDQHPDNLDESGRALLADVPLTLTTPGGGQRLGAGARGLADWESVDLDRPDGGTLTVTGVPALHGPGTREEVEPFTGQVVGFVLTGQDLPTVYVSGDNASLGLVKEIADRFGPVDTAILFAGAPRFTELFDGALIVLDSSQAADAATVLGARRVVPVHYDSWGHFTEGRDELVAAFTDAGLLDRLDLGERG